The nucleotide sequence TAGATTTTGCTGTAAACTCTCCCTTTGAAGAATTTATTATAGGGACAGAATCAGGAATATTATATAAATTAAAAGAAAAGGCTCCTAATAAAAAGTTTTATTTAGCAAAGGAAGATTTTAATTGTAGAAATATGAAAAAAATTACAATAGATAAATTATTAAATACTTTGGAAAATGATACTACAGAAGTAAAATTAGAAAAAGAGATTATAGAAAAAGCATCTTCTTCTTTGGAAAAAATGTTAGAATTAGGAGATAAAAATAAATTTAAAGAGGAATATGATTTAATAATTGTTGGAACAGGAGCAGGAGGTTGTTTTTCTCTTTTAAATGCAGATAAAGATAAGAAAGTACTTATGATTACTAAGACAAAATTAGAGGAAAGTGACTCTTATTTAGCCCAAGGAGGGATTTGTGTTCTTAGGGATGAAAAGGATTTTGATAGCTTTTTTGAAGATACAATGAAGGCAGGGCATTATAAAAATAATAAGGATTCTGTAAGGGAAATGATAAAAAAATCTCCTAAAATTATAGAAGATTTAGTTTCTTATGGAGTTAGTTTTGAAAAAGATAATGATGAATTTAAATATACTAGAGAGGGAGCTCATTCCAAATCTAGAATACTTTATCATAAAGATATTACAGGAAAAGAAATTACTAGAAAATTACTAGGTAATGTGAAAAATAGAAAAAATACAACTATATTAGAAAATACAACTTTAGTTGATTTAATATCAAAAGACAATATATGTTATGGAATTGTTATGAAGGATAGTAATGGTGAAATTCAAAGGGTATATTCTAAAAATGTTATTTTGGCTTGCGGCGGAATAGGAGGGAATTTTAAAAATTCAACTAACTATCCTCATTTAACAGGAGACGGGATTGAAATTGCTAAAAAACATAATATAAGATTAAAGAACCTAGATTATATTCAAGTTCATCCTACAACTTTATATTCAGAAGAAAAGGGAAGAAGATTTTTAATTTCAGAATCTGTTAGAGGGGAAGGAGCTCTACTTTATAATGCTAATGGTGAAAGATTTGTAGAGGAACTTAAACCAAGAGATTATGTTACTAAAAAGATACTTGCTCAAATGGAAAAAGATGGATCAAAACATGTGTGGTTAGATATGAGACCTATTAAAAAAAGAGGGATAAGCTTAGAAGAAAGATTTCCAAATATATTAAAAAAATGTAGAGAAGAAGGATATGATCCAAACAAGGAAATGATTCCAGTAGTTCCAGCTCAACATTATTTTATGGGAGGAATCGAAGTTAATTTAAATAGTAAAACTTCTATGGAAAATTTATATGCAGTTGGTGAAACTAGTTGTAATGGAGTTCATGGTGCTAATAGATTAGCTAGTAATTCTTTGCTTGAAACTTTAGTTTTTTCAAAAAATGCAGTGGAAGATATAGAAAATAAAACAATATTAAGGGAAGGGGAATAGAATGGATACAGTTACAGAAAATTTAAATGTGGATGATCTTATTTTACTTGCATTAAAAGAGGATATATCTTCTGAGGATATCACTACAAATTCAATAATTAGAGAAAATCTTTTAGGAAGAGGGGAACTTATTGCAAAGGAAGATGGTATTCTTGCAGGGATTGAAATT is from Fusobacterium sp. JB019 and encodes:
- a CDS encoding L-aspartate oxidase, with product MLELGDKNKFKEEYDLIIVGTGAGGCFSLLNADKDKKVLMITKTKLEESDSYLAQGGICVLRDEKDFDSFFEDTMKAGHYKNNKDSVREMIKKSPKIIEDLVSYGVSFEKDNDEFKYTREGAHSKSRILYHKDITGKEITRKLLGNVKNRKNTTILENTTLVDLISKDNICYGIVMKDSNGEIQRVYSKNVILACGGIGGNFKNSTNYPHLTGDGIEIAKKHNIRLKNLDYIQVHPTTLYSEEKGRRFLISESVRGEGALLYNANGERFVEELKPRDYVTKKILAQMEKDGSKHVWLDMRPIKKRGISLEERFPNILKKCREEGYDPNKEMIPVVPAQHYFMGGIEVNLNSKTSMENLYAVGETSCNGVHGANRLASNSLLETLVFSKNAVEDIENKTILREGE